A window of Lytechinus variegatus isolate NC3 chromosome 15, Lvar_3.0, whole genome shotgun sequence contains these coding sequences:
- the LOC121428465 gene encoding uncharacterized protein LOC121428465 isoform X1, with protein sequence MTDKAKIKKEMKIVLRALLLSAPLGLTAVEIERDFREAQGYGVPYRELGYNSTSDLVEDLPDIATCHWERGHAVFHGIADKTTKHIQSLVSRQKVDVSKCLKRRNALERQVVRSGRGGYSSGRGRSFSTSSGGRSNVRSQAPYSRAPQGFGQGRRTNSYPGSSGGRPKPSPLNGPKSSPAYLRMQMKSLLNSHPNGILNTHFDAIFSRKCGFTIDYSQLGFTDLEDLVKSLSDLISLERISEEKFRIYSRENFPKGTENLPKGASRTSNESYASKAKIKPLMSEDHGNIKPLITPKQPPPLLISPPIPDARKSMPFQAPQRGIGRARRISSNRSDESSTRVGSSGSSSVTSPRQPSPPGNDLIDKQLCSEIRQILEDYPNGLFAASLPTEYKALTKKELPLISIGFYSVVELVSAIPDVVAIERQKKNSDWILFDARTFVPSKPPEPEIKKKPKDSPPKEPNNETVQVAKANIREVLLSHPTGVLLQELSSAYEKFHRTSLPVGDFGVSDVNSLVLAIPDTIKVVYKGQNQVYLHAQDQRLPLTSGSLYSTIAKSIPQDAIGYGYSYPTLKKPKLNEYFPVYVSTVYTPHKISIQVKDKESNLALESLMDGLESVYHFAEGEKYLMPDAMIAVNQICCSLYHEDNNWHRGIITGVPNLDLVEVYYVDYGTSLRIPKNSLRLLKSCFMKLPKQAIDAKLGGIEPFGDKWSEESRDRLLELSFNKPLQAYAMEEKTTAGVFDTDPFSESSVLSLILCDTSTNEDIHINDLLVSEGLARFAEQKVPAEPSAESPVIPPPAEVSLQMLTGMGLPVPDDDSALAFQWPEESAEVQRILGSGDAQTIARPQERSSGDGQVMVNGDITNAGDGLEIIGVDNDSSDSGPPSLKEDDTIEKMARELSEIDEEGEDDMQKPWSIARVELVTGQTLHLISFKDQGGQFVTSVEVSALIWPTNQDDNSLFDMIELKAAQLGQVIVEELESSELADSFAREGVPLSKISPSKLQLFLLTSVAPLLMVSGQVSTALIGQIQALASDMPPLEDDDLSRESVSSETSGGFDTDQEESDLKKMHDVLRTKRERILKDLMSNTGSVDVDEITYIEGLMKDIERKLEKTKSIDVDPGSASLSLGDISAQLAQTSIGSSMSPRTPDDVFSPPSSRHPSSVFSPDQSTKDTHSQTVGDLGQQRHYSDRATASQKQTAAISPLQRSSTGTMPKPQRGIGRGANMPKMNTGIGRGQQLKNGRGPPPQIPYSQAMKSLNPNTPAFVPSPKRDGSGDDNVKGQVQQPNPQSLFMDPFGNRQAPVPLSKSQIQQPKSQGLFMDPFTSHPAPVPNRKGQTQQQKPQGMFMDPFANRQVPVPSNAMPPLGQTVPEMDIFKPIPLLPPNIPPGMPPPPMPSRTGGMGMNQLPPPPLMRGIAMAPPPLQPLPNPMPGLPLPPNFDVMPASGPLFDPNATPFFGLGRGQAWSLND encoded by the exons ATGACGGACAAGGCCAAAATCAAGAAGGAGATGAAGATAGTTTTAAGGGCTTTGCTTCTTTCGGCGCCGCTGGGATTGACCGCAGTCGAGATCGAGCGAGACTTTCGCGAGGCCCAGGGTTACGGCGTGCCTTACCGCGAGCTGGGGTATAACAGCACATCCGACCTTGTGGAGGATTTGCCAGATATTGCAACCTGCCACTGGGAAAGGGGACATGCAGTGTTTCATGGAATCGCAGACAAAACAACCAAACACATTCAAAGTTTGGTTTCCAGGCAAAAAGTTGATGTGAGCAAATGTTTAAAGCGAAGAAATGCTTTGGAAAGACAAGTTGTCCGTTCAGGGAGAGGAGGCTATTCGTCAGGACGCGGGCGTTCATTCAGTACATCGTCTGGTggtagatctaacgttagatctcaAGCACCATATTCCAGAGCTCCTCAAGGTTTTGGTCAAGGGAGGAGGACAAACTCATACCCAGGATCATCAGGAGGCCGGCCCAAGCCGTCACCTCTGAATGGCCCCAAATCAAGTCCAGCTTATCTCCGTATGCAGATGAAATCACTCCTCAATTCCCATCCGAATGGCATTCTCAACACTCACTTCGATGCCATCTTCAGTCGCAAATGCGGTTTTACCATTGACTATTCTCAGCTTGGGTTTACAGATTTAGAGGACCTTGTGAAATCTTTATCTGACTTGATTAGTCTTGAACGAATCAGTGAGGAGAAGTTCAGAATTTATAGCAGAGAGAATTTCCCCAAAGGAACAGAGAATTTGCCCAAAGGAGCAAGCAGAACGAGCAATGAATCGTATGCATCAAAGGCCAAAATCAAACCACTGATGTCCGAGGATCATGGGAATATAAAACCTTTGATCACTCCGAAACAGCCACCACCATTGCTAATAAGCCCACCGATACCGGAtg CTCGGAAGTCGATGCCGTTCCAGGCCCCACAGAGAGGCATTGGTAGAGCACGTAGAATATCATCCAACCGATCGGATGAATCAAGTACAAGGGTTGGATCATCGGGGTCATCATCGGTCACAAGCCCCAGACAGCCATCACCGCCAGGCAATGATCTCATTGATAAACAACTCTGCAGTGAAATCCGACAG ATCTTAGAAGATTACCCCAACGGACTCTTTGCTGCTAGTCTACCAACTGAATACAAG GCTTTAACCAAGAAAGAGCTACCCCTGATCTCCATTGGTTTCTACAGTGTAGTGGAGCTGGTGTCTGCCATCCCTGACGTTGTTGCCATCGAGAGACAGAAGAAGAACAGTGACTGGATACTCTTTGATGCTAGGACATTTGTACCTTCCAAGCCACCTG AACCAGAGATAAAGAAGAAGCCGAAAGACTCGCCACCCAAGGAACCAAACAATGAAACGGTCCAGGTTGCCAAGGCAAACATTAGAGAAGTCCTCTTGTCTCATCCTACAGGAGTATTACTCCAGGAGCTATCATCCGCATATGAG AAATTTCACAGGACAAGTCTTCCGGTTGGAGATTTTGGAGTGAGTGATGTCAACTCTTTAGTTCTTGCCATCCCAGATACAATCAAGGTCGTCTATAAAGGACAAA ATCAAGTATATCTCCATGCACAAGATCAGAGGTTACCCCTCACCAGTGGATCACTATATAGT ACTATTGCCAAGTCTATACCTCAGGATGCTATTGGATACGGGTATTCCTACCCTACCTTGAAGAAACCTAAACTCAATGAGTACTTCCCAGTCTATGTCTCAACGGTCTACACTCCTCATAAAATCAGTATACAAGTCAAGGACAAGGAGAGTAATCTTGCATTGGAAAGCCTCATGGATGGACTAGA ATCTGTGTACCACTTTGCAGAAGGAGAGAAGTATCTCATGCCCGATGCCATGATAGCAGTAAATCAGATCTGCTGTTCCTTATACCATGAAGATAACAACTGGCATAGGGGAATCATAACAGGTGTTCCAAACTTAGATCTTGTTGAG GTTTACTATGTGGATTATGGCACCAGTCTTAGAATTCCAAAGAATTCACTTCGTCTCTTGAA ATCTTGCTTCATGAAGCTGCCAAAGCAAGCTATTGATGCCAAACTCGGTGGAATTGAGCCTTTTGGG GATAAATGGAGTGAAGAAAGTAGAGACAGATTACTCGAGCTCTCTTTCAATAAACCACTACAGGCGTACGCCATGGAAGAGAAG aCCACAGCAGGGGTGTTTGATACTGATCCGTTCTCAGAG AGTTCGGTTCTGAGCCTCATCCTTTGTGATACATCAACCAACGAAGATATTCACATCAATGACCTGTTAGTTTCAGAAGGTTTGGCTCGCTTTGCAGAGCAGAAAGTACCGGCTGAACCTAGTGCCGAATCGCCAGTGATCCCACCT CCAGCTGAAGTGAGCCTTCAGATGCTGACTGGCATGGGTCTGCCTGTTCCGGACGATGACTCCGCCCTGGCCTTTCAGTGGCCGGAGGAGTCTGCTGAAGTCCAAAGGATCCTAGGGTCAGGGGATGCCCAAACCATTGCAAGACCACAGGAAAGGTCATCAGGGGACGGTCAGGTCATGGTCAACGGTGACATCACAAATGCAGGAGATGGTCTTGAGATCATTGGAGTGGACAATGATAGCT cTGATAGTGGGCCACCATCTCTGAAAGAGGACGATACGATTGAGAAGATGGCCCGAGAACTGAGTGAGATTGATGAAGAAGGTGAAGACGATATGCAGAAACCATGGTCTATTGCAAG GGTTGAGCTGGTGACTGGACAAACCCTTCATCTGATATCATTCAAAGACCAAGGTGGTCAGTTTGTTACCAGTGTTGAGGTATCGGCTCTCATCTGGCCAACCAATCAGGATGACAATTCTCTCTTTGATATG ATTGAACTGAAAGCAGCACAGCTTGGTCAGGTCATTGTAGAAGAATTGGAAAGTTCTGAACTAGCAGATAGCTTTGCCAG GGAAGGTGTGCCACTCTCAAAGATTAGCCCATCAAAATTGCAGCTCTTCCTTCTGACTAG TGTTGCCCCATTGTTGATGGTTTCTGGTCAGGTCAGCACTGCATTGATTGGTCAGATCCAAGCCTTGGCTAGTGACATGCCCCCTCTAGAG GATGACGATCTGAGTCGTGAGAGCGTGAGCAGCGAAACGTCAGGTGGTTTCGATACAGACCAGGAAGAATCAGACCTCAAAAAGATGCATGATGTACTCAGAACTAAAAG AGAGAGAATTCTCAAGGATCTCATGAGCAACACTGGTTCTGTTGACGTCGATGAAATCACCTACATCGAGGGATTGATGAAGGACATTGAAAGAAAACTAGAAAAGACCAAGTCCATTGACGTTGATCCAGGAAGTGCCTCTCTGTCCTTGG GTGATATCTCTGCGCAGCTGGCTCAGACTTCCATTGGATCCTCCATGTCCCCCAGAACTCCTGATGATGTCTTCAGTCCACCTTCCTCCAGACATCCCAGCAGTGTCTTCTCCCCGGATCAGAGTACCAAGGACACCCATTCACAGACGGTAGGAGATCTTGGACAACAGAGGCACTATTCTGATCGGGCTACGGCGAGTCAGAAGCAAACAGCTGCAATCTCGCCTCTTCAGAGAAGCTCCACTGGGACCATGCCAAAGCCGCAGAGAGGGATAGGTCGTGGAGCGAACATGCCAAAAATGAATACAGGAATCGGAAGAGGACAGCAACTGAAGAATGGTCGAGGGCCACCACCTCAGATTCCATATTCCCAGGCAATGAAAAGCCTAAATCCAAACACTCCAGCGTTTGTCCCAAGCCCAAAGCGGGATGGCTCAGGAGATGACAATGTCAAGGGTCAGGTCCAACAGCCAAATCCTCAAAGTTTGTTCATGGATCCATTTGGAAATCGCCAAGCTCCTGTACCTTTAAGTAAGAGTCAGATTCAGCAGCCCAAATCTCAGGGTTTATTCATGGATCCGTTTACAAGTCACCCAGCTCCTGTGCCTAACCGTAAGGGTCAGACGCAGCAACAAAAGCCTCAGGGTATGTTCATGGATCCATTTGCAAATCGCCAAGTTCCAGTACCTTCAAATGCTATGCCTCCTTTGGGGCAGACTGTACCAGAAATGGATATCTTTAAACCTATCCCACTCCTGCCGCCGAATATACCACCTGGTATGCCACCACCACCAATGCCAAGCAGGACAGGTGGTATGGGAATGAACCAACTCCCACCTCCTCCCCTCATGAGGGGAATAGCCATGGCTCCCCCACCATTACAACCCTTACCTAACCCTATGCCAGGTCTTCCTCTTCCGCCCAACTTTGACGTGATGCCTGCTTCAGGACCACTGTTTGATCCCAATGCAACGCCTTTCTTTGGATTAGGAAGAGGTCAAGCATGGTCACTCAATGACTAA
- the LOC121428465 gene encoding uncharacterized protein LOC121428465 isoform X2, whose protein sequence is MTDKAKIKKEMKIVLRALLLSAPLGLTAVEIERDFREAQGYGVPYRELGYNSTSDLVEDLPDIATCHWERGHAVFHGIADKTTKHIQSLVSRQKVDVSKCLKRRNALERQVVRSGRGGYSSGRGRSFSTSSGGRSNVRSQAPYSRAPQGFGQGRRTNSYPGSSGGRPKPSPLNGPKSSPAYLRMQMKSLLNSHPNGILNTHFDAIFSRKCGFTIDYSQLGFTDLEDLVKSLSDLISLERISEEKFRIYSRENFPKGTENLPKGASRTSNESYASKAKIKPLMSEDHGNIKPLITPKQPPPLLISPPIPDARKSMPFQAPQRGIGRARRISSNRSDESSTRVGSSGSSSVTSPRQPSPPGNDLIDKQLCSEIRQILEDYPNGLFAASLPTEYKALTKKELPLISIGFYSVVELVSAIPDVVAIERQKKNSDWILFDARTFVPSKPPEPEIKKKPKDSPPKEPNNETVQVAKANIREVLLSHPTGVLLQELSSAYEKFHRTSLPVGDFGVSDVNSLVLAIPDTIKVVYKGQNQVYLHAQDQRLPLTSGSLYSTIAKSIPQDAIGYGYSYPTLKKPKLNEYFPVYVSTVYTPHKISIQVKDKESNLALESLMDGLESVYHFAEGEKYLMPDAMIAVNQICCSLYHEDNNWHRGIITGVPNLDLVEVYYVDYGTSLRIPKNSLRLLKSCFMKLPKQAIDAKLGGIEPFGDKWSEESRDRLLELSFNKPLQAYAMEEKSSVLSLILCDTSTNEDIHINDLLVSEGLARFAEQKVPAEPSAESPVIPPPAEVSLQMLTGMGLPVPDDDSALAFQWPEESAEVQRILGSGDAQTIARPQERSSGDGQVMVNGDITNAGDGLEIIGVDNDSSDSGPPSLKEDDTIEKMARELSEIDEEGEDDMQKPWSIARVELVTGQTLHLISFKDQGGQFVTSVEVSALIWPTNQDDNSLFDMIELKAAQLGQVIVEELESSELADSFAREGVPLSKISPSKLQLFLLTSVAPLLMVSGQVSTALIGQIQALASDMPPLEDDDLSRESVSSETSGGFDTDQEESDLKKMHDVLRTKRERILKDLMSNTGSVDVDEITYIEGLMKDIERKLEKTKSIDVDPGSASLSLGDISAQLAQTSIGSSMSPRTPDDVFSPPSSRHPSSVFSPDQSTKDTHSQTVGDLGQQRHYSDRATASQKQTAAISPLQRSSTGTMPKPQRGIGRGANMPKMNTGIGRGQQLKNGRGPPPQIPYSQAMKSLNPNTPAFVPSPKRDGSGDDNVKGQVQQPNPQSLFMDPFGNRQAPVPLSKSQIQQPKSQGLFMDPFTSHPAPVPNRKGQTQQQKPQGMFMDPFANRQVPVPSNAMPPLGQTVPEMDIFKPIPLLPPNIPPGMPPPPMPSRTGGMGMNQLPPPPLMRGIAMAPPPLQPLPNPMPGLPLPPNFDVMPASGPLFDPNATPFFGLGRGQAWSLND, encoded by the exons ATGACGGACAAGGCCAAAATCAAGAAGGAGATGAAGATAGTTTTAAGGGCTTTGCTTCTTTCGGCGCCGCTGGGATTGACCGCAGTCGAGATCGAGCGAGACTTTCGCGAGGCCCAGGGTTACGGCGTGCCTTACCGCGAGCTGGGGTATAACAGCACATCCGACCTTGTGGAGGATTTGCCAGATATTGCAACCTGCCACTGGGAAAGGGGACATGCAGTGTTTCATGGAATCGCAGACAAAACAACCAAACACATTCAAAGTTTGGTTTCCAGGCAAAAAGTTGATGTGAGCAAATGTTTAAAGCGAAGAAATGCTTTGGAAAGACAAGTTGTCCGTTCAGGGAGAGGAGGCTATTCGTCAGGACGCGGGCGTTCATTCAGTACATCGTCTGGTggtagatctaacgttagatctcaAGCACCATATTCCAGAGCTCCTCAAGGTTTTGGTCAAGGGAGGAGGACAAACTCATACCCAGGATCATCAGGAGGCCGGCCCAAGCCGTCACCTCTGAATGGCCCCAAATCAAGTCCAGCTTATCTCCGTATGCAGATGAAATCACTCCTCAATTCCCATCCGAATGGCATTCTCAACACTCACTTCGATGCCATCTTCAGTCGCAAATGCGGTTTTACCATTGACTATTCTCAGCTTGGGTTTACAGATTTAGAGGACCTTGTGAAATCTTTATCTGACTTGATTAGTCTTGAACGAATCAGTGAGGAGAAGTTCAGAATTTATAGCAGAGAGAATTTCCCCAAAGGAACAGAGAATTTGCCCAAAGGAGCAAGCAGAACGAGCAATGAATCGTATGCATCAAAGGCCAAAATCAAACCACTGATGTCCGAGGATCATGGGAATATAAAACCTTTGATCACTCCGAAACAGCCACCACCATTGCTAATAAGCCCACCGATACCGGAtg CTCGGAAGTCGATGCCGTTCCAGGCCCCACAGAGAGGCATTGGTAGAGCACGTAGAATATCATCCAACCGATCGGATGAATCAAGTACAAGGGTTGGATCATCGGGGTCATCATCGGTCACAAGCCCCAGACAGCCATCACCGCCAGGCAATGATCTCATTGATAAACAACTCTGCAGTGAAATCCGACAG ATCTTAGAAGATTACCCCAACGGACTCTTTGCTGCTAGTCTACCAACTGAATACAAG GCTTTAACCAAGAAAGAGCTACCCCTGATCTCCATTGGTTTCTACAGTGTAGTGGAGCTGGTGTCTGCCATCCCTGACGTTGTTGCCATCGAGAGACAGAAGAAGAACAGTGACTGGATACTCTTTGATGCTAGGACATTTGTACCTTCCAAGCCACCTG AACCAGAGATAAAGAAGAAGCCGAAAGACTCGCCACCCAAGGAACCAAACAATGAAACGGTCCAGGTTGCCAAGGCAAACATTAGAGAAGTCCTCTTGTCTCATCCTACAGGAGTATTACTCCAGGAGCTATCATCCGCATATGAG AAATTTCACAGGACAAGTCTTCCGGTTGGAGATTTTGGAGTGAGTGATGTCAACTCTTTAGTTCTTGCCATCCCAGATACAATCAAGGTCGTCTATAAAGGACAAA ATCAAGTATATCTCCATGCACAAGATCAGAGGTTACCCCTCACCAGTGGATCACTATATAGT ACTATTGCCAAGTCTATACCTCAGGATGCTATTGGATACGGGTATTCCTACCCTACCTTGAAGAAACCTAAACTCAATGAGTACTTCCCAGTCTATGTCTCAACGGTCTACACTCCTCATAAAATCAGTATACAAGTCAAGGACAAGGAGAGTAATCTTGCATTGGAAAGCCTCATGGATGGACTAGA ATCTGTGTACCACTTTGCAGAAGGAGAGAAGTATCTCATGCCCGATGCCATGATAGCAGTAAATCAGATCTGCTGTTCCTTATACCATGAAGATAACAACTGGCATAGGGGAATCATAACAGGTGTTCCAAACTTAGATCTTGTTGAG GTTTACTATGTGGATTATGGCACCAGTCTTAGAATTCCAAAGAATTCACTTCGTCTCTTGAA ATCTTGCTTCATGAAGCTGCCAAAGCAAGCTATTGATGCCAAACTCGGTGGAATTGAGCCTTTTGGG GATAAATGGAGTGAAGAAAGTAGAGACAGATTACTCGAGCTCTCTTTCAATAAACCACTACAGGCGTACGCCATGGAAGAGAAG AGTTCGGTTCTGAGCCTCATCCTTTGTGATACATCAACCAACGAAGATATTCACATCAATGACCTGTTAGTTTCAGAAGGTTTGGCTCGCTTTGCAGAGCAGAAAGTACCGGCTGAACCTAGTGCCGAATCGCCAGTGATCCCACCT CCAGCTGAAGTGAGCCTTCAGATGCTGACTGGCATGGGTCTGCCTGTTCCGGACGATGACTCCGCCCTGGCCTTTCAGTGGCCGGAGGAGTCTGCTGAAGTCCAAAGGATCCTAGGGTCAGGGGATGCCCAAACCATTGCAAGACCACAGGAAAGGTCATCAGGGGACGGTCAGGTCATGGTCAACGGTGACATCACAAATGCAGGAGATGGTCTTGAGATCATTGGAGTGGACAATGATAGCT cTGATAGTGGGCCACCATCTCTGAAAGAGGACGATACGATTGAGAAGATGGCCCGAGAACTGAGTGAGATTGATGAAGAAGGTGAAGACGATATGCAGAAACCATGGTCTATTGCAAG GGTTGAGCTGGTGACTGGACAAACCCTTCATCTGATATCATTCAAAGACCAAGGTGGTCAGTTTGTTACCAGTGTTGAGGTATCGGCTCTCATCTGGCCAACCAATCAGGATGACAATTCTCTCTTTGATATG ATTGAACTGAAAGCAGCACAGCTTGGTCAGGTCATTGTAGAAGAATTGGAAAGTTCTGAACTAGCAGATAGCTTTGCCAG GGAAGGTGTGCCACTCTCAAAGATTAGCCCATCAAAATTGCAGCTCTTCCTTCTGACTAG TGTTGCCCCATTGTTGATGGTTTCTGGTCAGGTCAGCACTGCATTGATTGGTCAGATCCAAGCCTTGGCTAGTGACATGCCCCCTCTAGAG GATGACGATCTGAGTCGTGAGAGCGTGAGCAGCGAAACGTCAGGTGGTTTCGATACAGACCAGGAAGAATCAGACCTCAAAAAGATGCATGATGTACTCAGAACTAAAAG AGAGAGAATTCTCAAGGATCTCATGAGCAACACTGGTTCTGTTGACGTCGATGAAATCACCTACATCGAGGGATTGATGAAGGACATTGAAAGAAAACTAGAAAAGACCAAGTCCATTGACGTTGATCCAGGAAGTGCCTCTCTGTCCTTGG GTGATATCTCTGCGCAGCTGGCTCAGACTTCCATTGGATCCTCCATGTCCCCCAGAACTCCTGATGATGTCTTCAGTCCACCTTCCTCCAGACATCCCAGCAGTGTCTTCTCCCCGGATCAGAGTACCAAGGACACCCATTCACAGACGGTAGGAGATCTTGGACAACAGAGGCACTATTCTGATCGGGCTACGGCGAGTCAGAAGCAAACAGCTGCAATCTCGCCTCTTCAGAGAAGCTCCACTGGGACCATGCCAAAGCCGCAGAGAGGGATAGGTCGTGGAGCGAACATGCCAAAAATGAATACAGGAATCGGAAGAGGACAGCAACTGAAGAATGGTCGAGGGCCACCACCTCAGATTCCATATTCCCAGGCAATGAAAAGCCTAAATCCAAACACTCCAGCGTTTGTCCCAAGCCCAAAGCGGGATGGCTCAGGAGATGACAATGTCAAGGGTCAGGTCCAACAGCCAAATCCTCAAAGTTTGTTCATGGATCCATTTGGAAATCGCCAAGCTCCTGTACCTTTAAGTAAGAGTCAGATTCAGCAGCCCAAATCTCAGGGTTTATTCATGGATCCGTTTACAAGTCACCCAGCTCCTGTGCCTAACCGTAAGGGTCAGACGCAGCAACAAAAGCCTCAGGGTATGTTCATGGATCCATTTGCAAATCGCCAAGTTCCAGTACCTTCAAATGCTATGCCTCCTTTGGGGCAGACTGTACCAGAAATGGATATCTTTAAACCTATCCCACTCCTGCCGCCGAATATACCACCTGGTATGCCACCACCACCAATGCCAAGCAGGACAGGTGGTATGGGAATGAACCAACTCCCACCTCCTCCCCTCATGAGGGGAATAGCCATGGCTCCCCCACCATTACAACCCTTACCTAACCCTATGCCAGGTCTTCCTCTTCCGCCCAACTTTGACGTGATGCCTGCTTCAGGACCACTGTTTGATCCCAATGCAACGCCTTTCTTTGGATTAGGAAGAGGTCAAGCATGGTCACTCAATGACTAA